The DNA region CAAAAGTGACCCTTAAATGGCCCAAGTGGGTTGCTGCATCTGGACTGTAAaccaatatatcatcaaaaaaaactaaaatgaattttCTGAGGAAAGGTTTAAAAACCTGGTTCATTAAACTCTGAAACGTTGAGGGGGCATTAGTTAACCCGAAGGGCATAACCAAGAACTCGTAGTGACCCTCATGAGTGCGGAAGGCAGTCTTCGGAACATCTTCTGGTTTAACTCTGATTTGATGATAACCTgaccttaagtcaagtttagagAAAATTCTGGCTCCATGTAACTCATCCAACAGTTCCTCCACCACTGGAATCGGATATCTATCCTTAACCGTAGCACTGTTTAACGCCCTGTAATCCACACACAGCCGCCACGTACCATCAGCCTTCCTTACCAACAAAACAGGAGATGAATAAGGACTTTGGCTAGGACGAATCACCCCCGAGCTCAACAACTCCTTAACAATCTTCTCAATCTCATCTTTCTGAAAATATGGGTAGCGATATGGGCGGACAGAAATGGGTGTTGTACCTGGTTGTAAAGTTATGGAGTGGTCATGGGAACGGTTGGGGGGTAGGCCTTTTGGGGTAGCAAAAATGTCAGTGTATAGGTTGAGTAGGTTCTGTATATTGCCTGGGATTTGAGTTGGTGTGACTCGGTTGGAGTCGTCGATGAGCTGTAACATGACCCCTTTTTTCTCCATGCTGTTACAGTCTTGAATGGAGCCTTCTTCAATCCATTTGTGCCCCGTGAGCCCTTTAAGAATCACAACAGCCTGTTGGTAAGTAAACTGCATAGTTAACTCCTTGAAATTCCAAAGAATTGGTCCCAGTCCTTGTAACCATTGGACACCTAAAACCATGTCACAACCTGCCAACACTAAAACATACATATCAAGTAAAAACTCAACTCCTTGAATCCCAACTTGTACTCCCTTCACCTTACCTTCACTGTCTACTAACTCCCCATTAGCCACCTTAACCCTGACCTTATCCTCTGCTACTATGGGTATGGAAACCCTTGTAAGCACTCCTGGATCCAGGAAATTATGGGTACTTCCCGAATCAATGAGAATAACGACCCACTTAGGGCCAATCTTCCCCTTCACCCGCATAGTCTTTGGGCCCAATGAGCCAATAATAGCCTGTAAGGAAATCTCTGGAGTCTTTTGCATGTCCTGTCCGACCTCACACACACCTTCTTTGTCAATCTGGACAGAACACTGACCCGTGTCTTCCActgtctcctcctcctcctctacaacttcttcaattaaataaagttttggGCTATTGCATCGGTGTCCTGGGTGCCATTTCGAGTCGCAATGGTAACACaagcctttttctcttcttattttcatttgatttgGACTGATTTTCTGCACTGGTACTATTGCCTTGTTATATGGTTGGTGATTTTCTGAAGGGTTGGGGTTCTGTGGTGGTTGGTATTTGAATGAGGCTGGTTCAATATTTTGGGACAGGTTTGGTCGTGGGTTTGGCTTTTTATGGAGGGAtagtttttcttcttgaattcTAGCCAGCCTATAAGCTGTGAGTAGGGTGTGAGGGTTAAACATTTTAACCGTCAAACGGATATCGTCTTTTAATCCACTGATAAAGCAACTTAGTTTGTCACTTTCATCCAAACGCCTTAGCCTATTGGCAATCAACTCAAAGGCAGTCTTATACTCCTCAACTGAACCCATCTGCCTTAGTCTAGTAATTTGTTCCACCGGATCATCATAGCTACTAGGGCCAAAACGGATCAGTAAAGCATTCACAAAATCATCCCATTCAGTTAACAACCCAGACTCATCAAGGCCTTGAAACCAAACCAAAGCCTTTCCCACCATGTGAAATGATACCAAACGTAAACGGTGGTGAGGTAAAGTATTGTGAAATGCAAAGAACTGTTTTACCTTGTACAGCCAGCCTTGTGGATCATCCCCATCAAAGGTTGGAAAGTCAATCCGTACGGATCGAGGCTGTATGTCACCCGCTTGAGGCAACATATGTTGTCCACTGTTTTCTCCATGGTTGCTGCTTTTTGCATGTGATTTTTGCATCTCAGAAGCGAACGCTTGAAACTGGTGCATCATTGTTTCCATTTGCATTCGGACTGCTTGCAGCTCAACACTAATGTTGGTAAATTGTGATTCAGAATTTTTTATGTAGGCTTCAGTTGATTTCTTGAATGATGAAAATCCTTCATGCAGGTCCTTCAATCTAGTGCCTTCAGCCATTGGAGTTTCAGGATAGCAGGATCTGGGCTCTTGGATACCACTTGTAATAGGCTAATAGTAGTAGTGGATATAATGGAATGTATAAGGGACTGTAATATTGATAAAAAGCCTCACGGCAGTAGCAACACTTTCTTCGAGGGAAAGGACCTCCACAGTAGCGATGAACAGTAGAATATTCCAGATGATAGGTTAAATCTCTTACAGAGACCTTATGTACTATAATATGCATTTTACTAAAAAGTCCTTAATCTAACTGGGCTAAAGGCCCTTACAGTTTACTTAAAAGGATCAACTCTTCTGCAGCTCATGGCCCATACGGCCCAGCTTCTTTCTTATTTGGTTCGGCCCACCAGCAGGCCTCTCCACCAGCAGCCCACGACATAAGCTGAACTCTAGTCTTCAGTTCTTCGTGTGCCCTAAGTTCTGTCTGTTCCTCGTGTGCCATGCCTCAAGCCGCCGACCTCCCTTCTGCTCTTAACTTGCCCAGCCGTGTGACACAAACCCACTCTACCAAGACAACTTGATCTTCAGGGGCCTTGGGGTTGATTGGTTTCCTTCCAGTGGCTATCTCCAAAGTTACAATTCCAAAACTATACACATCTGATTCCTTGCTTGCCTTATAGGTAGTGACACATTCCGGAGCCATGTAGCCAAAAGTTCCAGCCAAAACAGTAGTTTGAGACCCTTTGGCATGGTCCACAAGCCTAGCTAGGCCAAAATCTCCAAGTTTAGCATTGAAGTTTGAATCAAGCATAATGTTGCTAGATTTTATGTCCCTATGCACCACACATTGTTCCCATCCCTCGTGCAGGTAAAGCAAGGAAGATGCCAGGCCTTGAGCTATTTTATACCTCGCTTCCCAGATCAACAACCTTTCATCTTTGAAAAGATGAGAATCTAAGCTTCCATTCGGCATGAACTCATAAACAAGTAGGAGTTCTCTTCTTTCGTGGCACCAACCAATGAGTTGCATCAAATTCCTATGTCTCAATCGACTGATTATTTTTACTTCTGCTGCATACTCCTTCATCCCTTGCATAGACCCTTTTGATACCCTCTTAATAGCAACGAAGATGTTTGAGTCTCTTAAAAATCCTTTATAAACACTACCAAATCCTCCCTGGCCTAGCTTATCGTCATCCCTAAAATTATTCGTGGCACGAGCTAATTCCCTGAATGAGAAACTTTTTGACCCTGTTCCCTTTTGGAATTCGCCGCCCATGTACTCAGCAAAGGCACGATCATCTTCTTTATCCCTCCTACTCCTCTTCCACAAGACCAACAGAACCAACGCCAACCCAGCAACCAAAAACAATCCGCCAGCACCCAATCCCACGTCTAATCCTAACTTCTTGTTAGTTTTGGTATCATCAATTTCCAGACTGGAACTGAAATCCCACGAGCATATGGTATGCACTGCAGTAAAGGATCCTGTTGCGGCTGAGAATCCAAAAGTGACTTTTTCGGGTAGGTGTTTTCTCAAGTCAACATTAAAAGAAAGGAACTGCCATACAGTGACATTGTTTTCAAGACCAGTATAACCAACACTCAAATTATAAGAAGTAGAATTATAACTAATCCAAGCTTCATTTTTTATCCCTTCACTAATCGAGATATTTCTCCACCACGACGCATTAGCAACAGATTCCATGGATTTGATGTCAATACCGACATGTTCGCCCTGCGGATCCCAAACATTTCTAAAGATATCAAACTCCACTGCGACAAAATCATTTTTCGTCGAGTTTAGTGCCAGAGCAATGGAAGTAAGACCCAAGGTCCCACCACTATAATTTGAATCGGGAATCTGTGAATCAACAGGTGCTAGGAAGAACGCAAGCCCGTCTGCATATGCAGTTTTATTTGGCGGAGTGGCAGCGatgacaaaagaaaaatgggtaGTGAAATCTGCGAGGGTTGTTGAGGCGTTGTCCCATAGGTGCATGGGACTGGAATATGTAGCGCGACCCTTGCTAAATTTTTGGACCTGGTTCCCAGTGAGTTGGATAACTCCAGTACCGTTGACGCCAGCTGATCCCTCATATGATATGTTTGGATCATGAGAATTGAAACTGGTGAAGTTGAAGGATGTAGTACTTGTAAAAGGGAATACAAGTGAGAAGAGGTTGGAGAGCATTAAGAGATAAAAGAGGACGGGGTGATTTGGAAAAACAGGAAATGTTTGATTTTCATGAAGTTGAAGCCCACCATGATCGGAGCTTGGAAGGAGGCACGGTTTGAGATATTCCAAACGTCTGTAATTTGAATGGATAAAGAAGTGGAAGTCCTTTTAAGCTTCTTTCCCAGAAGACTTGTTCAGCTCGTAAAAAATTGAAGTCTTGACTCTTGACTCTTTACTCTTTCAAGGGCAGCACCATAAAAATGTTCAATATTTGCTTGGGTGGGTGTTTTCCAGCGGAAGTCGTTGTTCATGACCCTGGCCATGCTAGTtgagtttatatttataattattttcgtAGTAGGTGTATAACAATATTGTAGCTTTATTCTTCTTAACGTCTAATTAAATTGTAAGTTCTAGAACTGAGTTCATAGTTCACGCCCTGATTGCGGAGATATCACCACTACAatagtaaataatattattagtttggcttatcttttaattaataatttgttttaatattcaTTGAAATTAAATTAGAGACACAAGAATAAGTGATGAGGTGTCCCGTACAAAAATGGAGGGACGTACAATACTTTAAAAAACAAATGTGCAATTAACCATATGTTTGTGCCGATGCTTGATAGCTTCGACATGATCGAGTTGCACGTTTTGATCCAACGAGTAGATCGATCAATTTTGGTTTGAATCCCCGGCTCATTGATTAAAACGATAGTGCAATCGTATGTTTTGGTGTATTGAACGAAAGGCCGACAAAGGAAAGAGGACGTTGGCACAGTAAGTGCTCGACAAAATAACttaaaaaggaataaaatcCTTTTATTGAGAGGTATTTCTATTTCTGGTTTCTCCACATGCAACGAGTACTCAATCAATGGGTATATATAGACAGATTTCATAACAGAATGAATACAAAGATCAAATCTACACTGTACATGTCAGCACAATCAGTTTTGCCAATTTCTACGAGAGCCTTCCTTAGCGTTCTGTAGTTGGTTATTTAAGGCCCGAGTCATGAGGTCCTTTCGGTAATTCATCCAGAACCTTAGCCTCAATATGGTGCGTCAGTTTGGGTTCTTCGCTTTTactagcttttttttttattattattattataataatgaagGAGGGGACAATACCTCCGAAGTTTATTCAAATCCCCACGTGTGACGGAGGAAAACTGTAGTTACAACGTCAATATTCTTAATGAAATAATGAAAGTGaaactatatatacaaattctC from Carya illinoinensis cultivar Pawnee chromosome 6, C.illinoinensisPawnee_v1, whole genome shotgun sequence includes:
- the LOC122312924 gene encoding L-type lectin-domain containing receptor kinase IX.1-like — protein: MLSNLFSLVFPFTSTTSFNFTSFNSHDPNISYEGSAGVNGTGVIQLTGNQVQKFSKGRATYSSPMHLWDNASTTLADFTTHFSFVIAATPPNKTAYADGLAFFLAPVDSQIPDSNYSGGTLGLTSIALALNSTKNDFVAVEFDIFRNVWDPQGEHVGIDIKSMESVANASWWRNISISEGIKNEAWISYNSTSYNLSVGYTGLENNVTVWQFLSFNVDLRKHLPEKVTFGFSAATGSFTAVHTICSWDFSSSLEIDDTKTNKKLGLDVGLGAGGLFLVAGLALVLLVLWKRSRRDKEDDRAFAEYMGGEFQKGTGSKSFSFRELARATNNFRDDDKLGQGGFGSVYKGFLRDSNIFVAIKRVSKGSMQGMKEYAAEVKIISRLRHRNLMQLIGWCHERRELLLVYEFMPNGSLDSHLFKDERLLIWEARYKIAQGLASSLLYLHEGWEQCVVHRDIKSSNIMLDSNFNAKLGDFGLARLVDHAKGSQTTVLAGTFGYMAPECVTTYKASKESDVYSFGIVTLEIATGRKPINPKAPEDQVVLVEWVCVTRLGKLRAEGRSAA